A single window of Nocardia sp. NBC_01327 DNA harbors:
- a CDS encoding DUF6875 domain-containing protein, translating to MSERVIGPRSGLQWVSLGDSGSSCPAARSTVAAFRSWAESFLTQPSEDLGRDGPVCPYVRPSMRRDLLWLAQVPAAEPQPLWLHAIIEDALEVYPELPTGNGNSTSVLRALITVFPNLTDLSLIDEMHVEFKTRFVERGAMLGQFYPGCDQPGLWNKDFRPLDAPMPMLVVRSMMTTDFPFLLDRPEWMNAYVRKFAPGLPAHVRAVMVGRLTARPDNWVPAYREQPQDAQSLS from the coding sequence ATGAGCGAGCGTGTAATCGGGCCCCGCTCGGGGCTGCAATGGGTCTCATTGGGGGATTCCGGATCATCTTGTCCTGCCGCCAGGTCTACAGTGGCGGCGTTTCGATCTTGGGCTGAATCCTTTCTGACCCAACCCAGCGAAGACCTGGGAAGAGACGGGCCCGTATGCCCGTATGTACGACCGTCCATGCGGCGGGACCTGCTGTGGCTCGCACAGGTCCCCGCCGCGGAGCCGCAGCCGCTATGGCTGCACGCCATTATCGAGGACGCACTCGAGGTTTATCCCGAATTGCCGACAGGGAACGGCAACTCCACATCGGTCTTGCGCGCGTTGATAACCGTGTTCCCGAATCTGACCGACTTGTCGCTGATCGACGAGATGCACGTGGAATTCAAGACCAGATTCGTCGAACGCGGTGCGATGCTCGGCCAATTCTACCCGGGATGTGATCAACCGGGCCTGTGGAACAAGGACTTTCGGCCTTTGGACGCGCCCATGCCTATGTTGGTCGTCCGATCCATGATGACAACAGATTTCCCATTCCTCTTGGACCGACCGGAATGGATGAATGCTTACGTGCGCAAGTTCGCACCTGGGCTGCCCGCACATGTGCGCGCAGTCATGGTGGGGCGGTTGACAGCTCGCCCCGACAACTGGGTTCCGGCTTATCGCGAACAGCCGCAAGACGCCCAGTCTCTTTCATGA
- a CDS encoding glycine--tRNA ligase: MAPKSKVDTVANLAKRRGLVYPSGEIYGGTKSAWDYGPLGVELKENIKRQWWRSMVTSREDVVGLDSSIILPRQVWVASGHVAVFNDPLVECLNCHKRHRQDHLQEAYAEKHKGIEDPDSVSMELIVCPDCGTVGKWTEPRDFNMMLKTYLGPVETEDGMHYLRPETAQGIFVNYKNVETTARKKPPFGIAQMGKSFRNEISPGNFIFRTREFEQMEMEFFVKPGEDEQWHQYWIDTRLAWYTDLGIDPENLRLYEHPKEKLSHYSTRTVDIEYRFRFQGSEWGELEGVANRTDFDLKTHSEHSGQDLSYFDQTTGERYTPYVIEPAAGLTRSLMAFLVDAYHVEQVPTAKGGLEDRTTLRLDRRLAPVKAAVLPLSRNADLSPKAKDLATQLRKNWNVEFDDAGAIGRRYRRQDEVGTPFCITVDFDTLEDHAVTVRERDSMAQERIALDQVEGYLAARLIGA, encoded by the coding sequence GTGGCACCCAAGTCGAAGGTGGACACCGTCGCCAACCTCGCCAAGCGCCGGGGTCTCGTGTACCCGAGCGGTGAGATCTACGGCGGCACCAAATCGGCGTGGGATTACGGCCCGCTGGGAGTCGAGCTCAAGGAGAACATCAAGCGGCAGTGGTGGCGGTCGATGGTCACCAGCCGCGAGGATGTGGTCGGCCTCGACTCGTCGATCATCCTGCCCCGCCAGGTGTGGGTGGCCTCCGGTCACGTCGCGGTGTTCAACGATCCGCTGGTGGAATGCCTGAACTGCCATAAGCGGCATCGTCAGGATCACCTGCAGGAGGCGTACGCCGAGAAGCACAAGGGCATCGAGGATCCGGATTCGGTGTCCATGGAACTCATCGTGTGCCCCGACTGCGGCACCGTCGGCAAGTGGACCGAGCCGCGCGATTTCAACATGATGCTCAAGACCTACCTCGGCCCGGTCGAGACCGAAGACGGCATGCACTACCTGCGCCCGGAGACCGCGCAGGGCATCTTCGTCAATTACAAGAACGTCGAGACCACCGCGCGCAAGAAGCCGCCGTTCGGTATCGCCCAGATGGGCAAGAGCTTCCGCAACGAGATCTCCCCCGGCAACTTCATCTTCCGCACGCGCGAGTTCGAGCAGATGGAGATGGAGTTCTTCGTCAAGCCGGGCGAGGACGAGCAGTGGCACCAGTACTGGATCGATACGCGCCTGGCCTGGTACACGGATCTGGGCATCGATCCGGAGAACCTGCGGCTGTACGAGCACCCGAAGGAGAAGCTCTCGCACTACTCCACCCGCACGGTGGATATCGAGTACCGCTTCCGCTTCCAGGGCAGTGAGTGGGGCGAGCTCGAGGGTGTCGCCAACCGCACCGACTTCGACCTGAAGACCCACTCCGAGCATTCGGGGCAGGACCTGAGCTACTTCGATCAGACCACCGGCGAGCGCTACACGCCGTATGTGATCGAGCCGGCGGCCGGTCTTACCCGTTCGCTGATGGCCTTCCTGGTGGACGCCTATCACGTGGAGCAGGTTCCGACCGCCAAGGGCGGGCTGGAGGATCGCACCACGCTGCGCCTGGATCGTCGTCTGGCTCCGGTCAAGGCCGCGGTGCTGCCGCTCTCGCGCAATGCGGATCTTTCGCCGAAGGCCAAGGATCTCGCTACTCAGTTGCGTAAGAACTGGAATGTCGAGTTCGATGATGCCGGCGCCATCGGCCGCCGTTATCGCCGTCAGGACGAGGTCGGTACGCCGTTCTGCATCACGGTGGACTTCGATACGCTCGAGGATCACGCCGTCACCGTGCGTGAGCGTGATTCCATGGCGCAGGAGCGAATTGCTCTCGATCAAGTAGAGGGTTACCTGGCAGCACGCCTCATCGGCGCCTGA
- a CDS encoding ArsR/SmtB family transcription factor, translating to MPPIVPSRTILDSAGELLRALAAPVRIAIVLQLRESPRCVHELVDTLGVTQPLISQHLRILKSAGVVRGERTGREVIYELVDEHLAHIVIDAVAHAEEG from the coding sequence ATGCCGCCGATCGTGCCCTCGCGCACCATCCTGGACTCGGCCGGCGAGCTGCTGCGCGCGCTGGCCGCACCGGTGCGCATCGCCATCGTGCTGCAGCTGCGGGAGTCGCCGCGCTGCGTGCACGAGCTGGTCGATACGCTCGGCGTGACCCAGCCGCTGATCAGCCAGCATCTGCGGATCCTCAAGTCCGCGGGCGTGGTGCGCGGTGAACGCACCGGGCGCGAAGTGATCTACGAACTGGTCGACGAGCATCTGGCGCACATCGTCATCGATGCCGTCGCACATGCCGAGGAAGGGTGA
- a CDS encoding Fur family transcriptional regulator translates to MGTTEKTVGVRSTRQRSAIAALLTDIDEFRSAQELHDELRRRGEGIGLTTVYRTLQSLAEAGLVDVLRTDSGESVYRQCSTGHHHHLVCRSCGSTVEVEGPTVEAWADSVAAEHGFTDISHTMEIFGTCRNCSSRNS, encoded by the coding sequence GTGGGAACAACCGAGAAGACGGTCGGTGTCCGCAGCACTCGCCAGCGCAGCGCCATCGCCGCCCTGCTCACCGATATCGACGAATTCCGCTCCGCCCAGGAACTGCACGATGAGCTGCGCCGCCGCGGCGAGGGCATCGGGCTGACCACCGTCTACCGCACGCTGCAATCGCTGGCCGAGGCCGGGCTGGTCGACGTATTGCGTACCGACTCAGGCGAATCGGTGTACCGGCAGTGCTCCACCGGGCATCACCACCACCTGGTCTGCCGCAGCTGCGGGAGCACCGTCGAGGTCGAGGGCCCGACCGTCGAGGCCTGGGCGGACTCCGTCGCCGCCGAACACGGGTTCACCGATATCAGCCACACCATGGAGATTTTCGGCACCTGCCGAAACTGCTCCAGCCGCAACAGCTGA
- a CDS encoding TetR/AcrR family transcriptional regulator has product MPRVSEEHLERRRLQILDAAQMCFARKGIHTTTMQDVFAESGLSAGAVYRYFKSKDDLIAALTSEATVDLRAALSEAVYSDPLPTPAELVRSITETIVRLSGASGPVRVIPQAWALALTDANIGDYVRTSISGIRRLWIDYAIRMRDIGWLPIDADTDAVGKAFLGLLPGFILQHLILGDTDPESFSRGVAQLLPAYGPISAVAEISPN; this is encoded by the coding sequence ATGCCCAGAGTCAGCGAAGAACACCTCGAACGACGCAGACTGCAAATCCTCGACGCCGCGCAAATGTGCTTCGCCCGCAAGGGAATTCACACCACCACCATGCAGGACGTGTTCGCCGAATCCGGCCTCTCCGCAGGTGCGGTGTACCGCTACTTCAAATCCAAGGACGACCTCATCGCGGCCCTCACCAGCGAGGCGACCGTCGATCTGCGCGCCGCTCTGAGTGAAGCCGTCTACAGCGATCCGCTGCCCACACCGGCGGAACTGGTTCGCTCCATTACCGAAACCATCGTCCGCCTCAGTGGGGCGAGCGGGCCCGTGCGCGTCATTCCGCAGGCGTGGGCGCTGGCCCTGACCGACGCCAATATCGGCGACTATGTCCGCACCAGCATCAGCGGTATCCGGCGGCTGTGGATCGACTACGCCATTCGCATGCGCGATATCGGCTGGCTGCCGATCGATGCCGATACCGATGCGGTGGGAAAGGCCTTCCTCGGGCTGCTTCCCGGGTTCATACTGCAGCACCTGATCCTGGGCGATACCGATCCCGAATCCTTCAGCCGCGGTGTGGCACAGCTGCTGCCCGCCTACGGGCCGATCAGCGCCGTCGCCGAAATCTCGCCCAACTGA
- a CDS encoding isoprenyl transferase, with protein MGGVIGTRKPSAAQRTVRPPSPHPSGATPPEIPLEFVPRHVALVMDGNGRWAQEQGLPRTAGHERGEAVLMDTVEGCIEIGVKWLSAYAFSTENWRRSPDEVKFLMGFNRDVIRRRRDEMHEMGVRVRWAGRRPRLWRSVIKELEVAEELTQDNTVMTLTMCVNYGGRAEIADAAREIARRVARGEIDPEKVNEATVARYLDEPDMPDVDLFLRPSGEFRTSNFLMWQSAYAEFVFQETLFPDFDRRNLWAACLEYAKRDRRFGGAK; from the coding sequence ATGGGGGGCGTGATCGGTACTCGCAAGCCTTCCGCAGCCCAGCGCACGGTGCGTCCGCCCTCGCCGCATCCCTCCGGCGCCACGCCGCCGGAGATTCCCCTGGAGTTCGTGCCCAGGCATGTGGCCCTGGTGATGGACGGCAACGGCCGCTGGGCGCAGGAGCAGGGTCTGCCGCGCACCGCGGGGCACGAGCGCGGCGAGGCGGTCCTCATGGACACCGTCGAGGGTTGTATCGAGATCGGTGTGAAGTGGCTGTCGGCGTACGCCTTCTCCACCGAGAACTGGCGGCGCAGCCCGGATGAGGTCAAGTTCCTCATGGGGTTCAATCGCGATGTGATCCGCCGCCGTCGCGACGAGATGCACGAGATGGGTGTGCGGGTGCGCTGGGCGGGGCGGCGACCGCGCCTGTGGCGCAGCGTGATCAAGGAGCTCGAGGTCGCCGAAGAGCTCACCCAGGACAATACGGTGATGACCCTGACCATGTGCGTCAACTACGGCGGCCGTGCCGAGATCGCTGATGCCGCAAGGGAAATCGCGCGCCGGGTGGCACGGGGCGAGATCGATCCGGAGAAGGTGAACGAGGCGACGGTGGCCCGTTACCTGGACGAGCCGGATATGCCGGATGTGGATCTGTTCCTGCGCCCGTCGGGTGAGTTCCGCACCTCGAACTTCCTCATGTGGCAGTCGGCGTACGCCGAATTCGTGTTCCAGGAAACACTTTTCCCCGATTTCGACCGCCGCAATCTCTGGGCCGCGTGCCTGGAGTACGCCAAGCGCGACCGCCGTTTCGGTGGCGCGAAGTGA